One Nostoc punctiforme PCC 73102 DNA window includes the following coding sequences:
- a CDS encoding carbohydrate ABC transporter permease codes for MLNWKKSRSQNLLMYALLGAIALVMLFPLLWLISTALKSPTENILQSPPQLLPSQPTLDNFFSVWNSLPFGQYLYNSTLVSVLTVGLNLLFCALAAYPLARLSFVGRDWIFVAIVSTIMIPFQIVMIPLYILTVQLGLRNSYLGMIFPSLASAFGIFLLRQAFMSVPKEIEEAARMDGSSELGLWWHVMLPAVRPALVTLAIFVFIGAWSDFLWPLIVIQDENLYTLPLGVAKLAGTFSLDWRLVAAGSVIAIAPVLLLFLFLQRYIVPTDTGSGVKG; via the coding sequence ATGCTGAACTGGAAAAAATCACGATCGCAAAATCTGTTAATGTATGCGCTATTGGGAGCGATCGCATTGGTAATGCTCTTTCCTTTACTATGGCTAATTAGTACAGCCTTAAAATCGCCGACGGAAAATATCTTACAGTCGCCGCCACAGCTATTGCCCAGTCAACCTACACTAGATAACTTCTTTAGTGTGTGGAACTCTCTACCTTTTGGACAATACCTGTATAACAGCACTTTGGTGTCAGTGCTGACTGTTGGCTTAAATCTACTGTTTTGTGCTTTAGCTGCCTATCCCTTGGCAAGATTGTCATTTGTGGGGCGAGACTGGATTTTTGTGGCGATTGTCTCCACGATTATGATTCCTTTCCAAATCGTGATGATTCCCCTCTATATTTTGACAGTCCAGTTGGGTTTGAGAAATAGTTATTTAGGAATGATTTTTCCGAGTTTGGCTTCTGCCTTTGGTATTTTTCTGTTGCGCCAAGCTTTCATGAGTGTCCCCAAAGAGATAGAAGAAGCCGCCCGAATGGATGGCAGTTCGGAGTTAGGTTTGTGGTGGCATGTGATGTTACCAGCAGTTCGACCAGCATTAGTAACTTTAGCTATTTTCGTATTTATTGGTGCTTGGAGTGACTTTTTATGGCCTTTAATTGTCATCCAAGACGAAAATTTATACACTCTTCCTTTGGGAGTCGCAAAGCTAGCAGGGACATTTTCTCTTGACTGGCGGTTGGTAGCTGCTGGCTCAGTAATTGCGATCGCTCCAGTATTATTACTATTTTTATTTTTACAACGTTACATTGTACCCACAGATACTGGTAGTGGTGTCAAGGGTTGA
- a CDS encoding sugar transferase, translating into MNNLSLYSVNCSEQPLHPSTLSVRKRLIDIVGAIVGLTITFLVAILVTIATFIHEPSPIFYSQIRCGLNGKTFRIWKFRSMIVDADKVKHLVKNQAKGHIFKSVDDPRITPMGKFLRRTSLDEFPQFWNVLVGDMSLVGTRPPTPDEVSNYDPHHWDRLRVKPGITGEWQANGRSSITDFETIVKMDIDYQRKWSVSYDLSLIIKTIWVVLKKTGAY; encoded by the coding sequence GTGAATAATCTTTCTCTTTATTCAGTTAATTGTTCGGAACAGCCTTTACACCCTTCAACTTTAAGTGTAAGAAAACGGTTAATTGACATTGTTGGAGCCATTGTGGGGCTAACAATCACGTTTCTAGTAGCAATTCTTGTGACGATTGCTACCTTTATTCATGAGCCAAGCCCAATATTTTATTCTCAAATTCGCTGTGGTTTGAACGGAAAAACTTTTCGCATCTGGAAATTCCGCTCCATGATCGTAGATGCCGATAAAGTCAAGCATTTGGTTAAAAACCAAGCCAAAGGTCACATCTTTAAATCTGTTGACGATCCTCGCATTACTCCTATGGGTAAATTTTTGCGGCGTACCAGTTTAGATGAATTTCCCCAATTTTGGAATGTTTTGGTAGGCGATATGAGTTTAGTTGGTACTCGTCCACCCACTCCTGATGAAGTCAGCAATTACGATCCACATCACTGGGATAGATTACGAGTCAAACCAGGCATTACCGGAGAATGGCAGGCTAATGGTCGTTCGAGTATTACAGACTTTGAAACCATCGTCAAAATGGATATAGATTATCAACGCAAGTGGTCTGTAAGTTATGACCTGAGTCTGATTATTAAAACTATCTGGGTAGTATTGAAAAAAACTGGTGCTTATTGA